The Streptococcus sp. S5 genome contains a region encoding:
- a CDS encoding histidine phosphatase family protein, with product MKLYFIRHGRTEWNEEGRFQGSNGDSPLLPASIRQLEKLGKHLASVPFDAAFASDLPRTVHTAQIILDQLETPLELQATPALREWNLGKLEGAKISTISAIYPQQMDAFRHNLARFQNEIFDAESVYETTKRTCDFVKSLKGKELDTVLIVGHGANLTASIRTLLGYETGELRKNGGLDNASVTILTTDDFEHYHLDTWNDTSYMED from the coding sequence GTGAAACTATATTTTATTCGACACGGACGAACAGAATGGAATGAAGAAGGACGTTTTCAGGGATCAAATGGCGATTCTCCGCTGTTACCAGCCTCTATTCGTCAGCTTGAAAAATTAGGAAAGCACCTAGCTAGTGTTCCTTTTGATGCAGCCTTTGCAAGCGATCTGCCACGGACAGTCCATACCGCACAGATCATCCTCGATCAATTGGAGACACCTCTAGAATTGCAAGCAACGCCTGCTCTTCGTGAATGGAATTTGGGAAAATTAGAAGGAGCTAAAATTTCTACCATTTCAGCTATCTATCCCCAACAAATGGATGCCTTTCGCCATAACCTAGCTCGCTTTCAAAATGAAATCTTTGATGCAGAATCTGTCTATGAAACGACCAAACGTACCTGTGATTTTGTAAAAAGCCTGAAAGGAAAAGAGCTCGATACTGTTCTCATCGTTGGACATGGGGCTAATTTGACAGCTTCTATTCGAACCTTACTTGGTTATGAAACAGGAGAACTCCGCAAAAATGGCGGACTAGATAATGCCAGCGTGACGATTCTGACAACAGATGATTTTGAGCACTATCACTTAGACACCTGGAACGACACTTCTTATATGGAAGACTAA
- a CDS encoding aminoacyl-tRNA deacylase, whose translation MAKKNKVKKTLVEQILTKAKIEHIGLQINALEGILPEGIDRSTIFKTLALKGDKTGPVIGIIPITEHLSEKKLAKLSGNKKVAMIPQKDLEKTTGYIHGANNPVGIRQKHPFPIFIDESALQLETMIVSAGEIGHSIQIKPQLLADFVQATFADILE comes from the coding sequence GTGGCAAAAAAAAATAAAGTGAAGAAAACCTTGGTCGAACAGATCTTGACTAAAGCAAAAATCGAGCACATAGGCTTACAAATCAACGCTTTAGAAGGGATCTTACCAGAAGGGATTGATCGCTCTACTATTTTCAAAACCCTAGCTCTCAAAGGAGATAAAACGGGTCCAGTGATTGGGATCATTCCTATCACGGAGCATCTTTCAGAGAAAAAATTGGCCAAATTATCGGGCAATAAGAAAGTGGCTATGATTCCTCAAAAGGATCTCGAAAAAACAACAGGTTATATTCATGGGGCCAATAATCCAGTGGGCATTCGTCAAAAGCATCCTTTCCCAATCTTTATCGATGAATCAGCCCTTCAGTTAGAGACCATGATCGTATCTGCTGGGGAAATCGGCCATAGTATTCAGATCAAACCACAACTTCTAGCAGACTTCGTACAAGCGACTTTTGCAGATATTTTGGAATAA
- a CDS encoding GH25 family lysozyme: MRKRIKPVVLLVFFIGIISFLVLSRTIADLQARERQETTKTIPNSNTPRKTTTASSSSKKEEDINPELVGRPIIDISGWQLPSEIDYDVLSQNVGGVIVRVHSGAQAKKENAATYLNGLDKSFKTHIQEFQKRNIPVAVYAYVAAKDKKEMEKEAEEFYKAASPYKPTYYWLDVEEKTMKDMNAGVEAFRAKLQALGAKNIGLYIGTYFMEEHSISTDKFTALWIPTYGFDDGYYNAAPDTNTEYDLHQYTSQGQLNGFSHYLDLNQIAPTQDQEAIYRKLFKVQKDNSSS, from the coding sequence ATGAGAAAAAGGATAAAACCCGTTGTTCTCTTAGTCTTTTTTATCGGTATCATTTCTTTTCTCGTTCTTTCACGAACGATTGCCGATCTTCAAGCCAGAGAGCGACAAGAAACAACTAAAACCATTCCGAACTCCAATACACCTCGAAAAACAACTACTGCAAGCTCTTCTTCTAAAAAAGAAGAAGACATCAATCCAGAACTGGTTGGCCGCCCGATCATTGATATCTCAGGCTGGCAATTGCCTAGTGAAATTGATTACGATGTCCTCTCCCAAAATGTGGGAGGTGTGATCGTTCGTGTCCATAGTGGGGCTCAAGCTAAAAAGGAAAATGCAGCAACCTACTTAAATGGTCTGGATAAATCTTTTAAAACCCATATCCAAGAATTCCAAAAACGAAATATCCCTGTCGCAGTCTATGCTTATGTCGCTGCTAAGGATAAAAAAGAAATGGAAAAAGAAGCAGAAGAATTTTACAAGGCTGCTTCTCCTTACAAACCGACCTACTATTGGTTAGACGTTGAGGAAAAAACTATGAAGGATATGAACGCAGGTGTTGAAGCTTTCCGAGCAAAACTACAAGCTTTGGGTGCAAAAAATATTGGACTCTATATCGGAACTTACTTCATGGAAGAACATAGTATCTCCACTGATAAATTTACGGCTCTTTGGATTCCTACTTATGGATTTGATGATGGCTACTATAATGCTGCGCCAGATACCAACACGGAATACGACTTGCATCAATATACCTCTCAAGGGCAATTAAATGGATTCTCACACTACTTGGATCTCAACCAAATTGCTCCGACGCAAGACCAAGAAGCGATTTATCGGAAGCTTTTCAAGGTACAAAAAGATAACTCTTCCTCATAG
- the ftsW gene encoding cell division peptidoglycan polymerase FtsW gives MKIEKRHLLNYSILIPYLILSIIGLIVVYSTTSALAIQSGVSSIRMVRTQGLFFILSLLTIALIYKFSLDFLRNKKVLAVVIFAEVILLILSRFITDTVNGAHGWLTIPGGFSIQPAEYLKVILVWYLALIFSKRQDEIRDYDYQALTHNEWIPRNLNDWRWLTLILIGIVVIMPDLGNATILALTVLIMITASGVGYRWFTSLLGLVVGASTIVLGSIWIIGVDRVAKIPVFGYVAKRFSAFFNPFNDLSGAGHQLANSYYAMSNGGWFGLGLGNSIEKQGYLPEAHTDFVFAIVIEELGFVGASLILALLFFLILRIILVGIRAKNPFNSMMAIGIGGMILVQTFINIGGISGLIPSTGVTFPFLSQGGNSLWVLSVAIAFVLNIDASEKRAKMEQEGMVFEEKGKIKPYY, from the coding sequence ATGAAAATTGAAAAAAGACATCTTTTAAATTATTCCATCCTCATTCCCTATTTGATTTTATCCATCATTGGCTTGATTGTTGTCTATTCGACAACAAGTGCCTTGGCAATTCAAAGTGGAGTGAGTTCGATTCGGATGGTACGGACACAGGGACTCTTTTTTATCCTTAGTCTCCTAACCATCGCCCTGATTTATAAATTTAGCTTAGATTTCCTTCGAAATAAAAAAGTACTGGCTGTTGTCATTTTTGCTGAAGTGATTTTGTTGATTTTGTCTAGGTTTATCACAGATACGGTCAATGGGGCTCACGGTTGGTTGACAATTCCTGGAGGGTTTAGTATCCAGCCAGCAGAATATCTCAAGGTGATCTTAGTCTGGTATCTAGCCTTGATCTTTTCTAAACGACAAGACGAGATACGCGATTATGATTATCAAGCCTTGACCCACAATGAATGGATTCCAAGGAATTTAAACGATTGGCGTTGGCTGACCTTGATTCTGATTGGAATCGTTGTGATTATGCCGGACTTGGGAAATGCGACGATCTTGGCCTTAACGGTCTTGATCATGATTACGGCTAGTGGAGTGGGCTACCGTTGGTTTACCTCTTTACTTGGTTTAGTTGTTGGAGCCTCCACCATTGTCCTTGGTTCAATATGGATCATCGGTGTGGACCGTGTCGCTAAAATTCCAGTCTTTGGTTATGTGGCCAAACGTTTTAGTGCCTTCTTTAACCCCTTTAATGACTTGTCTGGCGCAGGTCACCAATTAGCTAATTCTTACTATGCCATGAGTAATGGTGGTTGGTTTGGCTTGGGGCTAGGAAATTCCATTGAAAAACAAGGTTACTTACCAGAAGCGCACACAGACTTTGTGTTTGCGATCGTGATTGAAGAATTAGGTTTTGTTGGAGCTAGCTTGATCCTTGCTCTCTTATTCTTCTTAATTCTTCGGATCATTTTAGTCGGTATTCGAGCAAAGAATCCTTTTAATTCGATGATGGCCATTGGGATCGGTGGGATGATCTTAGTGCAAACCTTCATTAACATCGGAGGAATTTCTGGTTTGATTCCGTCTACAGGAGTGACCTTCCCCTTCTTATCCCAGGGGGGAAATAGCTTATGGGTCTTATCCGTAGCGATTGCTTTCGTTTTGAATATCGATGCTAGTGAAAAACGGGCCAAGATGGAACAAGAAGGCATGGTTTTTGAAGAAAAAGGTAAAATCAAACCTTATTATTAA
- the ppc gene encoding phosphoenolpyruvate carboxylase → MVLQKLENFTNKDIIKEEAEILTNLLDDITKNLVRPETFDKIRQLKDLSKTQNYRELNQIVEQLTNEEMTVISRYFAILPLLINISEDVDLAYEINHLNNVDGEYLGKLSSTIKEVAKNEDAQEILENLNIVPVLTAHPTQVQRKTMLDLTNHIHALLRQHRDVKAGLMNENKWYNNLRCNIEIMMQTDMIRDKKLKVTNEITNVMEYYNSSFLQSVPNLMLEYKRLAKEHGLELEQPRPITMGMWIGGDRDGNPFVTAETLKRSATIQSEVILNYYIEKISKLYRHFSLSTSLSKTSKAVAEMAALSSDTSVFREKEPYRRAFHYIQSKLIQTLVNLKEWTMVGETREDRYAVERLLGANAHQQGPVSDYIGNRISGALKKISEKEAPAYASAQEFKEDLEKIKDSLLENKSEYLISGEFAELLEAIDVFGFYLASIDMRQDSSVHEACVAELLKSAGINDHYSDLSEDEKCQVLLKELLEDPRILSATHAEKSELLEKELAIFQTARELKDRLGEEVIRQNIISHATSVSDMLELAVMLKEVGLVDTEKARVQIVPLFETIEDLDHSEETMRSYLSLPIAKRWIASKNNYQEIMLGYSDSNKDGGYLSSCWTLFKAQQQLTAIGDEFGVKITFFHGRGGTVGRGGGPTYEAITSQPLKSINDRIRLTEQGEVIGNKYGNKDAAYYNLEMLVSATINRMIAEQKSPFSMFDRFGEVMDKVVNRSYDIYRDLVFGNEHFYDYFFESSPIKAISSFNIGSRPAARKTITEIGGLRAIPWVFSWSQSRVMFPGWYGVGSSFKEFIDEDPENIETLRYMYKNWPFFQSLLSNVDMVLSKANMDIAFEYAQLCEEEEVRNIYQIILHEWQLTKNIILMIEEQDELLAENPYLKESLDYRMPYFNVLNYIQLELIRRQRTGQLPADQDKLIHITINGVATGLRNSG, encoded by the coding sequence ATGGTCTTACAAAAATTAGAGAACTTCACAAATAAAGATATTATCAAAGAAGAAGCCGAAATTTTAACTAATTTATTAGATGATATTACGAAAAATTTGGTTCGTCCGGAAACCTTTGATAAAATTAGGCAGTTGAAGGATCTATCAAAAACACAGAACTATCGTGAGTTGAATCAAATAGTGGAACAATTGACAAATGAAGAAATGACAGTGATTTCACGTTATTTTGCCATTTTACCACTCTTGATTAACATCTCAGAAGATGTCGATTTGGCCTATGAAATCAATCATTTGAATAACGTGGATGGTGAATACCTCGGAAAACTTTCTTCAACCATTAAAGAAGTTGCGAAAAATGAAGATGCACAAGAAATTCTTGAAAATCTCAACATTGTACCTGTTTTAACAGCCCATCCAACTCAAGTGCAACGAAAAACCATGCTGGATTTAACCAATCATATTCATGCTCTTCTTCGTCAGCACCGGGATGTTAAAGCTGGTTTAATGAATGAGAATAAGTGGTATAACAACCTTCGTTGTAATATCGAAATCATGATGCAAACGGATATGATTCGTGACAAAAAATTGAAGGTTACCAATGAGATCACCAACGTCATGGAATATTACAATAGCTCTTTCTTACAATCTGTTCCAAATCTGATGTTGGAATACAAACGCTTGGCAAAAGAGCATGGATTAGAGCTTGAACAACCACGTCCGATCACAATGGGCATGTGGATCGGGGGAGACCGGGACGGAAATCCGTTTGTAACAGCTGAGACCTTGAAGCGTTCAGCAACTATTCAAAGTGAAGTCATTTTGAACTATTACATCGAAAAAATTTCTAAATTATACCGTCACTTCTCCCTTTCAACGAGTCTTTCTAAAACAAGTAAAGCAGTAGCTGAAATGGCAGCCCTATCAAGTGATACATCCGTCTTTCGTGAAAAAGAACCTTACCGTCGAGCTTTCCACTATATCCAGTCAAAATTGATCCAGACTTTGGTCAATTTAAAAGAATGGACGATGGTTGGGGAAACTAGAGAAGATCGTTATGCTGTCGAGAGGTTATTAGGAGCAAATGCTCATCAACAAGGGCCAGTTTCTGATTATATCGGCAATCGTATCTCTGGGGCTCTAAAGAAAATTTCTGAGAAAGAAGCTCCAGCTTATGCATCAGCTCAAGAATTTAAAGAAGACCTTGAAAAGATCAAAGATTCCTTGTTAGAAAACAAATCAGAGTATTTAATTTCTGGTGAGTTTGCAGAACTTCTAGAAGCCATCGATGTTTTTGGATTCTATCTGGCCTCTATTGATATGCGCCAGGATTCGAGTGTGCATGAAGCCTGTGTGGCAGAATTGCTGAAATCAGCAGGGATTAATGACCACTATTCTGATTTATCAGAGGATGAAAAGTGTCAAGTTCTCTTGAAAGAACTTTTAGAAGACCCACGTATTTTATCAGCAACCCATGCTGAAAAATCTGAACTGCTTGAAAAAGAATTAGCGATTTTCCAAACGGCCCGTGAATTGAAGGATCGTTTAGGGGAAGAAGTCATTCGTCAAAACATCATTTCTCATGCAACCAGTGTGTCAGATATGTTGGAATTGGCTGTGATGTTGAAAGAAGTGGGCTTAGTCGATACGGAAAAAGCTCGCGTTCAAATCGTTCCGTTGTTTGAAACCATCGAAGATTTGGATCATTCAGAAGAAACCATGAGAAGTTACTTGTCTCTTCCGATTGCCAAACGTTGGATTGCTTCTAAGAACAACTACCAAGAGATTATGTTAGGTTACTCTGATTCCAACAAAGATGGTGGATACTTGTCTTCTTGTTGGACCCTCTTTAAAGCCCAACAACAATTGACCGCTATCGGAGACGAGTTTGGAGTGAAGATTACCTTCTTCCATGGTCGTGGTGGTACTGTTGGTCGTGGTGGAGGTCCTACTTATGAAGCCATCACTTCTCAACCATTGAAATCCATTAATGACCGTATCCGCTTAACTGAGCAAGGGGAAGTGATCGGTAATAAATATGGAAATAAAGATGCTGCCTACTACAACCTTGAAATGCTAGTTTCTGCAACCATTAACCGAATGATTGCCGAACAAAAGAGTCCATTCTCTATGTTTGATCGTTTCGGGGAAGTCATGGATAAAGTCGTGAACCGTAGTTACGATATCTATCGTGATTTGGTCTTTGGAAATGAGCACTTCTATGATTACTTCTTTGAATCAAGTCCGATTAAAGCAATTTCAAGTTTTAATATTGGTTCACGTCCTGCTGCTCGTAAGACCATTACAGAAATTGGTGGTTTGCGTGCTATTCCTTGGGTCTTCTCTTGGTCACAAAGTCGGGTGATGTTCCCTGGTTGGTACGGAGTAGGTTCTAGCTTTAAGGAATTTATCGATGAGGATCCTGAGAATATCGAAACCCTTCGATACATGTATAAAAACTGGCCTTTCTTCCAATCTCTCTTGTCAAATGTGGACATGGTCTTATCTAAAGCCAACATGGATATTGCCTTTGAGTACGCCCAATTGTGTGAAGAAGAAGAAGTCCGCAATATCTATCAGATTATCTTACATGAATGGCAATTGACCAAGAATATCATCTTGATGATTGAAGAGCAAGACGAATTGCTTGCGGAGAACCCTTATCTGAAAGAAAGTTTGGATTATCGGATGCCATACTTTAACGTCTTGAACTATATTCAGTTAGAATTGATTCGACGTCAACGGACTGGACAACTACCAGCCGATCAAGACAAGCTAATCCATATCACCATCAACGGGGTGGCTACAGGATTACGTAATTCAGGTTAA
- the tuf gene encoding elongation factor Tu, with protein sequence MAKEKYDRSKPHVNIGTIGHVDHGKTTLTAAITTVLARRLPSSVNQPKDYASIDAAPEERERGITINTAHVEYETAKRHYAHIDAPGHADYVKNMITGAAQMDGAILVVASTDGPMPQTREHILLSRQVGVKHLIVFMNKVDLVDDEELLELVEMEIRDLLSEYDFPGDDLPVIQGSALKALEGDSKYEDIIMELMDTVDEYIPEPERDTDKPLLLPVEDVFSITGRGTVASGRIDRGVVRVNDEIEIVGIKDEIQKAVVTGVEMFRKQLDEGLAGDNVGVLLRGIQRDEIERGQVIAKPGSINPHTKFKGEVYILTKEEGGRHTPFFNNYRPQFYFRTTDVTGSIELPAGTEMVMPGDNVTIDVELIHPIAVEQGTTFSIREGGRTVGSGMVTEIEA encoded by the coding sequence ATGGCAAAAGAAAAATACGATCGTAGTAAACCGCACGTTAACATCGGTACAATCGGACACGTTGACCACGGTAAAACTACCCTAACTGCAGCAATCACAACTGTTTTGGCACGTCGCTTGCCTTCATCAGTTAACCAACCTAAAGACTATGCGTCTATCGATGCTGCTCCAGAAGAACGCGAACGCGGTATCACCATCAACACTGCACACGTTGAGTACGAAACTGCTAAACGTCACTACGCTCACATCGACGCTCCAGGACACGCGGACTACGTTAAAAACATGATCACTGGTGCCGCTCAAATGGACGGAGCTATCCTTGTAGTAGCTTCAACTGACGGACCAATGCCACAAACACGTGAACACATCCTTCTTTCACGTCAGGTTGGTGTTAAACACTTGATCGTCTTCATGAACAAAGTTGACTTGGTTGACGATGAAGAATTGCTTGAATTGGTTGAAATGGAAATCCGTGACCTTCTTTCAGAATACGATTTCCCAGGTGATGACCTTCCAGTTATCCAAGGTTCAGCTCTTAAAGCTCTTGAAGGTGACTCTAAATATGAAGATATCATCATGGAATTGATGGATACTGTTGATGAGTACATCCCAGAACCAGAACGCGATACTGACAAACCATTGCTTCTTCCAGTCGAAGACGTATTCTCAATCACTGGACGTGGTACAGTTGCTTCAGGACGTATCGACCGTGGTGTTGTTCGTGTCAACGATGAAATCGAAATCGTTGGTATCAAAGACGAAATCCAAAAAGCAGTTGTTACTGGTGTCGAAATGTTCCGTAAACAACTTGACGAAGGTCTTGCAGGGGATAACGTTGGTGTGCTTCTTCGTGGTATCCAACGTGATGAAATCGAACGTGGACAAGTTATCGCTAAACCAGGTTCAATCAACCCACACACTAAATTCAAAGGTGAAGTTTACATCCTTACTAAAGAAGAAGGTGGACGTCATACTCCATTCTTCAACAACTACCGTCCACAGTTCTACTTCCGTACAACTGACGTAACTGGATCTATCGAACTTCCAGCTGGAACTGAAATGGTAATGCCTGGTGATAACGTGACTATCGACGTTGAGTTGATCCACCCAATCGCCGTTGAACAAGGTACTACATTCTCAATCCGTGAAGGTGGACGTACTGTTGGTTCAGGTATGGTTACTGAAATCGAAGCTTAA
- the tpiA gene encoding triose-phosphate isomerase codes for MSRKPFIAGNWKMNKNPEEAKAFVEAVASKLPSADLVEAGIAVPAVDLTTVLAAAKGSNLKVAAQNTYFENAGAFTGETSPQVLKEIGTDYVVIGHSERRDYFHETDEDINKKAKAIFANGMLPIICCGESLETYEAGKAAEFVGAQVSAALAGLTAEQVASTVIAYEPIWAIGTGKSASQDDAQKMCKVVRDVVAADFGQEVADKVRVQYGGSVKPENVAEYMACPDVDGALVGGASLDPESFLALLDFVK; via the coding sequence ATGTCACGTAAACCATTTATCGCTGGTAACTGGAAAATGAACAAAAATCCAGAAGAAGCAAAAGCATTCGTTGAAGCTGTAGCATCAAAACTTCCTTCAGCTGACCTTGTTGAAGCTGGTATCGCAGTTCCTGCAGTTGACTTGACAACTGTTCTTGCTGCTGCTAAAGGTTCAAACCTTAAAGTTGCTGCCCAAAACACTTACTTTGAAAATGCTGGTGCCTTCACTGGTGAAACTAGCCCACAAGTTTTGAAAGAAATCGGTACTGACTACGTTGTTATCGGTCACTCAGAACGTCGTGACTACTTCCATGAAACTGATGAAGATATCAACAAAAAAGCAAAAGCAATCTTTGCGAACGGTATGCTTCCAATCATCTGTTGTGGTGAAAGCCTTGAAACTTACGAAGCTGGTAAAGCAGCAGAATTTGTAGGGGCTCAAGTTTCAGCTGCTCTTGCTGGATTGACTGCAGAACAAGTGGCTTCAACAGTTATCGCATACGAACCAATCTGGGCGATCGGTACTGGTAAATCAGCTTCACAAGACGACGCACAAAAAATGTGTAAAGTTGTTCGTGACGTTGTAGCTGCTGACTTTGGTCAAGAAGTGGCTGACAAAGTACGTGTTCAATACGGTGGTTCAGTGAAACCTGAAAACGTTGCTGAATACATGGCTTGTCCAGACGTTGACGGAGCTCTTGTAGGTGGTGCATCACTTGATCCAGAAAGCTTCTTGGCATTGCTTGACTTCGTTAAATAA
- a CDS encoding aminoacyltransferase codes for MTLTTISKEEFTSFANTVSHRSFIQSAEMADLLEKRGNTVQFIAWKQEDQVQVAAILYSLPMTGGLHMEINSGPLYQEEAMLEPFYAAIKDYAKENGAIELVIKPYDTYQTFDSDGNPTSEEQTHFMDTLKKLGYQHDGLTTGYPGGEGDWHYVKDMEGITEKNLLKSFSKKGKPLVKKAKSFGIELKRLNRDELQLFKDITSSTSDRRDYQDKTLDYYQTFYDSFGDNADFMIATLNFHHYYTNLEKDQGKLAQKIEKLQKDLEVNPNSEKKQNQLREFSSQFDTFEVRKRDAKEYIEKYGDQDVILAGSLFVYMPQESTYLFSGSYTEFNKFYAPAVLQEYMMLETFKRGIPRYNFLGIQGIFDGSDGVLRFKQNFNGYIVRKMGTFRYYPSPLKYKLISLVKKLLGRS; via the coding sequence ATGACTCTTACGACAATTTCAAAAGAAGAATTTACCTCATTTGCAAATACTGTCTCCCATCGCTCTTTTATCCAGTCTGCTGAAATGGCAGATCTGCTTGAAAAGCGAGGAAATACCGTCCAATTTATCGCTTGGAAGCAAGAAGATCAAGTCCAAGTGGCAGCAATCTTGTACAGTCTTCCTATGACAGGTGGTCTCCATATGGAAATCAATTCTGGCCCCCTTTACCAAGAGGAAGCTATGCTAGAACCTTTCTATGCAGCTATAAAAGACTATGCGAAAGAAAATGGGGCTATTGAACTCGTTATTAAGCCCTATGATACCTATCAAACCTTTGACAGTGACGGCAATCCAACCAGTGAAGAGCAAACCCATTTCATGGATACCCTAAAAAAATTGGGCTATCAGCATGATGGTTTAACAACAGGTTATCCAGGTGGAGAAGGTGATTGGCATTATGTGAAAGATATGGAGGGTATCACCGAAAAAAATCTTCTCAAGAGCTTCAGTAAAAAAGGAAAGCCACTTGTCAAGAAAGCCAAATCTTTCGGTATTGAACTGAAACGATTAAACCGAGATGAACTGCAACTCTTTAAGGATATTACTTCCTCTACCAGTGACCGTCGCGACTATCAGGATAAGACCTTGGATTATTACCAAACTTTCTATGACAGTTTTGGCGACAATGCAGATTTCATGATCGCAACACTGAACTTCCACCATTACTACACGAATCTTGAAAAAGACCAAGGAAAACTAGCACAGAAGATTGAGAAATTACAGAAGGATCTTGAAGTCAACCCCAATTCAGAGAAAAAACAAAATCAACTTCGTGAATTCTCTAGCCAGTTTGATACCTTTGAGGTGAGAAAGAGGGACGCAAAAGAATATATTGAAAAATATGGAGATCAAGACGTCATTCTTGCAGGTAGCCTCTTCGTCTATATGCCACAAGAATCCACCTATTTATTCAGTGGCTCTTATACAGAATTTAATAAGTTCTATGCTCCTGCTGTTCTCCAGGAATATATGATGCTTGAAACCTTCAAACGTGGTATCCCAAGATATAACTTCCTTGGTATTCAAGGAATCTTTGACGGGTCAGACGGTGTTCTTCGTTTCAAACAAAACTTCAACGGCTACATCGTCCGTAAGATGGGGACCTTCCGTTATTACCCAAGTCCTCTGAAATACAAACTGATTTCTCTCGTTAAGAAACTATTAGGACGTTCCTAA
- a CDS encoding aminoacyltransferase, with translation MYHYQLGISASEHDDFVIQSDQTNLLQSSSWAKIKDNWGNERVGFYQEDQLVAVASILIQPLPLGFSMLYIPRGPIMDYQNKELVSYVIQSLKKIAKQYKALFVKFDPSLFLSKHLIGQENTETTDVQAVIDTLTKEGIEWTGRTSDMAENIQPRFQANIHKEFFTEQDLSKSTRQAIRTARNKGIQVQFGGTELLEDFASLMKKTEARKSIHLRGKDYYEKLLTTYQGQSYITLSTLDLEKRKSSLIKDLEKNKAEAEKFTEKTKPGKVENNQKEKERIEEELQFLEQHLQAGRQIVPLSGTLTLEFGGTSENVYAGMDEEFRRYQPAILTWYETAQHAFDRGASWQNMGGIENSLDGGLYHFKSKFNPVIEEFVGEFNLPTSPLYPLVNKVYKIRKKLRSK, from the coding sequence ATGTACCATTACCAGCTAGGAATTTCTGCTAGTGAGCATGATGACTTTGTTATTCAGAGTGACCAAACCAATCTCTTACAAAGCAGTTCATGGGCAAAAATCAAAGATAATTGGGGAAATGAACGGGTTGGTTTTTATCAAGAAGACCAATTAGTCGCTGTTGCAAGCATCTTGATTCAACCCCTGCCACTTGGCTTTTCCATGCTCTACATTCCTCGAGGCCCCATCATGGACTACCAAAACAAAGAGCTGGTTTCATATGTGATCCAGTCCCTTAAAAAGATAGCCAAACAATACAAGGCCTTGTTTGTTAAATTTGATCCAAGTCTTTTCTTGAGTAAACACTTGATTGGACAAGAAAATACGGAAACCACTGATGTGCAAGCAGTAATCGATACCCTAACTAAAGAAGGGATTGAATGGACTGGCCGAACCAGTGATATGGCAGAAAATATCCAACCACGCTTTCAAGCGAATATCCACAAAGAGTTTTTCACTGAGCAAGATCTTTCAAAATCTACTCGACAAGCCATCCGAACTGCTCGAAACAAAGGGATCCAAGTCCAATTTGGCGGGACTGAATTGTTGGAGGACTTTGCTTCTCTCATGAAAAAGACTGAAGCTCGTAAAAGCATTCATTTACGTGGAAAAGACTACTACGAAAAACTACTCACAACCTACCAAGGACAATCCTACATTACCTTGTCTACTCTAGATCTCGAGAAACGCAAAAGCTCCCTTATAAAAGATCTTGAAAAAAACAAGGCAGAGGCTGAAAAATTCACAGAAAAAACAAAGCCTGGCAAGGTTGAGAATAACCAAAAAGAAAAAGAGCGGATAGAGGAAGAACTGCAATTTCTTGAGCAGCATCTCCAAGCAGGTAGACAAATTGTTCCTTTATCTGGGACCTTAACCCTTGAATTTGGTGGGACATCGGAAAATGTTTATGCAGGGATGGATGAAGAATTCCGCCGCTACCAACCTGCTATCCTCACCTGGTATGAAACTGCCCAACACGCTTTTGATCGTGGTGCTTCTTGGCAAAATATGGGGGGCATTGAAAATTCACTCGATGGTGGTCTCTATCATTTCAAATCAAAATTTAATCCTGTCATTGAAGAATTTGTTGGGGAATTCAACCTCCCAACCAGTCCACTCTATCCACTTGTAAACAAAGTCTACAAGATCCGGAAAAAATTAAGGAGTAAATAA